From Raphanus sativus cultivar WK10039 unplaced genomic scaffold, ASM80110v3 Scaffold2607, whole genome shotgun sequence, one genomic window encodes:
- the LOC108835019 gene encoding uncharacterized protein LOC108835019 → MQKLNEFLSGGGGDGEGTNDSFLEDGSEGLCSLSTTQRMYGFAASLGAGLLLMFLSMIVFVIPIKFALLFTFGNVLAIGSTAFLMGPEQQINMMLDPVRFYATSIYGGCVLLALICALLIHSKILTVIAILCETCALIWYSLSYIPFARRMVSEIMIRLCDTEL, encoded by the exons ATGCAGAAGCTGAACGAGTTCTTGTCTGGTGGCGGAGGAGACGGCGAAGGGACAAACGATAGCTTCCTTGAAGATGGATCGGAGGGTCTCTGTTCTCTCTCCACAACTCAG AGAATGTACGGATTCGCGGCATCTTTGGGCGCTGGTTTACTGCTCATGTTTCTG TCAATGATCGTGTTTGTTATCCCCATCAAGTTTGCACTGCTCTTCACTTTCGGAAATGTTCTCGCTATTGGAAG CACAGCCTTCCTCATGGGACCTGAGCAACAGATAAACATGATGTTGGACCCTGTTCGTTTCTACGCTACTTCCATCTACGGCGGATGCGTCCTTCTTGCTCTCATTTGCGCTCTCTTG ATCCACAGCAAAATTTTGACAGTGATTGCGATCCTATGCGAGACTTGTGCGCTTATTTG GTACAGCCTCAGTTATATCCCCTTTGCACGAAGAATGGTCTCTGAAATCATGATCCGTCTCTGCGACACCGAGCTATAA